In one Corallococcus silvisoli genomic region, the following are encoded:
- a CDS encoding lipase family protein has protein sequence MSKSSRFSNDFQQWLQTHGYGKYDFAKGNVPAFGGKSGSGEKVTKEPVIFIHGNSDSAAGWKGSIETFAKNGYKPSELYAMTWGPANPMLAANQAHSEKYLGEVRAFIQAVKEYTGAEKVDVIGHSMGVTLARKAIQGGDGFDPYAGGKFNLGKPLTDSVDTFVGIAGANHGLAAARWTGDLVPTTNRTTGLHPDSAFLKDINAVGHAEGAHLYSIWSSVDEVVGVGLAGRTSPIPQEDGSKVFHTFPYGHMGLKNLTGETQLAMVRDHKVDPKGSGTPEK, from the coding sequence GTGTCGAAGAGTTCGCGGTTCTCGAACGACTTCCAGCAGTGGCTCCAGACCCACGGATACGGCAAGTACGACTTCGCCAAGGGGAACGTGCCCGCGTTCGGCGGCAAGAGCGGCTCGGGCGAGAAGGTGACAAAGGAGCCGGTCATCTTCATTCACGGCAACTCGGACAGCGCCGCGGGGTGGAAGGGCTCCATCGAGACGTTCGCGAAGAATGGCTACAAGCCCTCGGAGCTGTACGCGATGACGTGGGGGCCAGCGAACCCCATGCTCGCGGCCAACCAGGCGCACTCAGAGAAGTACCTGGGAGAAGTGCGCGCGTTCATCCAGGCCGTGAAGGAGTACACGGGCGCGGAGAAGGTGGACGTCATCGGTCACTCCATGGGCGTGACGCTGGCGCGCAAGGCCATCCAGGGCGGTGACGGCTTCGACCCGTACGCGGGAGGGAAGTTCAACCTGGGCAAGCCGCTGACGGACAGCGTGGACACCTTCGTGGGCATCGCCGGCGCCAACCACGGGCTGGCCGCGGCGCGGTGGACGGGGGACCTGGTGCCCACCACCAACCGCACCACCGGACTGCACCCCGACTCGGCCTTCTTGAAGGACATCAACGCGGTGGGTCATGCCGAGGGAGCGCACCTCTACAGCATCTGGTCCAGCGTCGATGAGGTGGTGGGCGTGGGGCTCGCGGGCCGGACCTCGCCCATCCCCCAGGAGGATGGCTCCAAGGTGTTCCACACCTTCCCCTATGGCCACATGGGTCTGAAGAACCTGACGGGCGAGACCCAGCTCGCCATGGTCCGCGACCACAAGGTCGACCCGAAGGGCTCGGGGACTCCGGAGAAGTAG